In a genomic window of Nodosilinea sp. E11:
- a CDS encoding MFS transporter, whose product MKPVFYEILANSLVASLTNTLVWFGVTFWVYLQTQSVLATSVMAGIYLVTVAVSGFFLGSLVDRYRKKTALLISSVGSLVLYALAYLIYVATPAAVFADASSAILWGFIIVALVGAIAGNLRTIALPTLVTVLIPEAERDRANGLVGTVNGVAFLAASIVSGLAIGFLGMYWMLVIAIALTVLSILHLCTIAIPEQRIIQTEAKPHHIDIRGTIQVIRLVPGLFALIFFNCFNNFLGGVFMSLMDAYGLSLVSVQVWGIVWGVLSLGFIVGGLGVARFGLGKSPLQTMFLSNIVMWIVAMGFTIQPSIILLAVGLLVYLCLIPVVEASEQMILQTMIPLERQGRVFGFAQSIEQAAAPLTAFMIGPIAHFLFIPFMTTGAGVDLIGPWFGTGSDRGIALLFTLTGCVGLVVTVLAMRSRAYRTLSVNYQRRYANNARVEAGRLLL is encoded by the coding sequence ATGAAACCCGTTTTTTACGAAATTTTAGCTAACTCACTGGTGGCCAGCCTTACCAACACCCTGGTCTGGTTTGGGGTCACCTTTTGGGTTTATCTGCAAACCCAGTCGGTGCTGGCTACCTCAGTGATGGCTGGGATATATCTGGTCACCGTCGCCGTTTCGGGCTTTTTTTTAGGCTCGCTGGTCGATCGCTACCGCAAAAAAACTGCCCTGCTGATTTCCAGCGTTGGGTCGCTGGTGCTATACGCGCTTGCTTATCTGATTTATGTAGCTACGCCAGCGGCAGTTTTTGCCGACGCGTCTAGCGCCATTCTCTGGGGATTTATCATTGTGGCGCTGGTGGGGGCGATCGCCGGAAACCTGCGCACCATCGCCCTGCCCACCCTGGTAACGGTGCTAATTCCTGAAGCAGAACGCGACAGGGCCAATGGTTTAGTGGGCACCGTCAACGGGGTAGCTTTTTTGGCAGCTTCCATTGTGAGCGGGCTGGCGATCGGGTTTCTGGGCATGTATTGGATGCTGGTGATAGCGATCGCCCTCACCGTCCTCAGCATCCTCCATTTGTGTACCATCGCCATTCCCGAGCAGCGAATAATTCAGACCGAGGCGAAACCCCACCACATCGATATTCGAGGCACCATTCAGGTGATTCGTCTAGTGCCCGGTTTATTTGCGCTGATCTTCTTCAACTGCTTCAACAACTTTTTGGGCGGCGTCTTTATGTCGCTGATGGATGCCTACGGGCTATCTCTGGTTTCGGTGCAGGTTTGGGGCATTGTGTGGGGAGTCTTGAGTTTGGGGTTTATCGTTGGTGGGTTGGGGGTGGCCCGGTTTGGGTTGGGCAAAAGCCCCCTGCAAACCATGTTTCTCTCCAACATTGTGATGTGGATCGTGGCGATGGGCTTTACGATTCAGCCGTCGATTATTTTGTTGGCGGTAGGTTTGCTGGTGTACCTGTGCCTGATTCCGGTGGTCGAAGCTTCGGAACAGATGATTTTGCAAACGATGATTCCGCTGGAGCGCCAGGGACGGGTGTTTGGTTTTGCCCAAAGTATTGAGCAGGCCGCCGCCCCGCTCACCGCCTTTATGATTGGCCCGATCGCCCACTTTCTGTTTATTCCCTTTATGACCACCGGAGCCGGGGTCGATCTAATTGGCCCCTGGTTTGGCACCGGCAGCGATCGCGGCATTGCCCTGTTGTTTACCCTGACGGGCTGCGTGGGTCTAGTGGTAACGGTGCTGGCGATGCGATCGCGCGCTTACCGCACCCTATCGGTGAACTATCAAAGGCGCTACGCAAACAATGCCCGAGTTGAGGCTGGGAGACTATTGTTATGA
- a CDS encoding DUF1579 domain-containing protein → MTTTTDVQQAQPAVEQPQKEHQWLQQLLGDWTYEVEGMTGPDQPMETSTGTESVKSVGGLWVVAEGQGEMCGTMATTIMTLGYSPQKQRFVGTWMGSIMTHLWIYDGKLDAAERVLTLHSEGPSMAGEGQMAQYKDVVEFKSPDHRVLTSFCLGEDGQWQQFMTANYHRQ, encoded by the coding sequence ATGACTACTACAACTGATGTCCAACAAGCTCAACCCGCAGTAGAACAGCCCCAAAAAGAACACCAGTGGCTCCAACAACTCCTAGGCGATTGGACCTATGAGGTTGAGGGCATGACAGGGCCGGATCAGCCCATGGAAACCTCTACGGGAACAGAAAGCGTCAAATCTGTGGGTGGGCTTTGGGTGGTGGCCGAAGGCCAGGGCGAAATGTGTGGCACCATGGCCACCACCATTATGACCCTCGGCTACAGCCCCCAAAAGCAGCGCTTTGTCGGCACCTGGATGGGGTCAATAATGACCCACCTCTGGATCTACGACGGCAAACTCGACGCTGCCGAACGAGTGCTCACTCTGCATTCTGAAGGCCCGTCTATGGCTGGCGAAGGCCAGATGGCTCAGTACAAAGACGTGGTCGAATTCAAGAGCCCTGATCACCGGGTGCTGACCTCCTTTTGCCTAGGCGAAGACGGCCAGTGGCAGCAGTTTATGACCGCCAACTACCACCGTCAGTAG
- a CDS encoding VOC family protein has product MQITASAISLNVDDVAASAAFVTDHFGFQEDMSADGFVSLSRPDAGFNLIFLHTELTTFKPVSMRGHRADGLLIVFVVDDIDRQYARLQAEGVTITTPIETEAWGERFFQVSDPNGVVIQLVQWMTPPT; this is encoded by the coding sequence ATGCAGATTACGGCTTCAGCGATTTCGCTCAACGTGGATGATGTAGCCGCATCGGCGGCCTTTGTCACCGACCATTTTGGTTTTCAAGAAGACATGTCAGCCGACGGTTTTGTCTCGCTCTCGCGGCCCGATGCGGGGTTTAACCTGATCTTTTTGCACACCGAGCTAACCACCTTCAAACCAGTCTCCATGCGCGGGCATCGGGCCGATGGGCTGCTGATTGTTTTTGTCGTAGACGACATCGATCGCCAGTACGCCCGACTCCAGGCCGAAGGGGTGACAATTACTACCCCAATTGAGACGGAAGCCTGGGGTGAGCGGTTCTTTCAGGTGAGCGACCCCAACGGGGTGGTGATTCAGCTGGTGCAGTGGATGACACCCCCGACTTAG
- a CDS encoding VOC family protein translates to MTIELDHTIIPCRNQVKSAQCLADLLGVPWADKSIGPFSPVYVNSELTLDFQSTDDDFPIYHVCFRVTEAEFDAILERIKASGTAYRSTLRGSVDRLFSTQFGGRMIYWNEPDGHQWELLTVSYARPSFYP, encoded by the coding sequence ATGACCATAGAACTTGATCACACCATTATTCCCTGCCGCAACCAGGTAAAGTCGGCCCAGTGCTTAGCCGATCTGCTTGGGGTTCCCTGGGCAGACAAGAGTATTGGCCCCTTCTCACCCGTTTACGTCAACAGTGAGTTAACCCTCGACTTCCAATCAACCGATGATGATTTTCCTATCTATCACGTTTGCTTTCGGGTCACAGAAGCAGAGTTTGACGCCATTCTCGAGCGCATCAAGGCCAGTGGAACAGCCTATCGCAGCACCCTGCGAGGCAGCGTCGATAGGCTATTCAGTACCCAATTTGGCGGGCGCATGATCTACTGGAACGAGCCAGACGGCCACCAGTGGGAACTCTTGACCGTTAGCTATGCTCGACCGAGCTTTTACCCTTGA
- a CDS encoding GNAT family N-acetyltransferase, whose amino-acid sequence MSEPSPIALRFATLDDVSLLRHWDEQPQVVAADPNDDWEWEVELAHTPAWREQLIAELEGRPIGFIQIIDPAQEDSHYWGEVPDNLRAIDIWIGEPTELGKGYGTTMMRLALARCFADPNVTAVLIDPLTSNTRAHRFYQRLGFKFLEHRPFGDDDCSVYRLDRATWSEVTPMLSR is encoded by the coding sequence ATGTCTGAACCAAGCCCCATTGCCCTGCGGTTCGCCACTCTCGACGATGTGAGCCTACTCCGTCACTGGGATGAGCAACCCCAGGTGGTCGCCGCCGACCCCAACGATGACTGGGAATGGGAAGTGGAGCTGGCCCACACCCCCGCCTGGCGCGAGCAGCTGATCGCCGAGCTAGAGGGCCGCCCCATCGGATTCATTCAGATCATTGACCCAGCCCAAGAAGACAGCCACTACTGGGGGGAAGTACCTGACAATTTGCGGGCGATCGACATTTGGATTGGCGAACCCACCGAGTTGGGCAAAGGCTACGGCACCACCATGATGCGGCTGGCCCTCGCCCGCTGCTTTGCCGACCCCAATGTGACGGCGGTGCTGATTGACCCACTGACTAGCAATACTCGTGCCCACCGCTTCTACCAACGCCTGGGGTTCAAATTTTTAGAGCACCGCCCCTTTGGCGATGACGACTGCTCAGTCTATCGCCTAGATCGAGCCACCTGGTCTGAGGTAACGCCAATGCTTTCTAGATAG
- the tyrA gene encoding bifunctional chorismate mutase/prephenate dehydrogenase, whose product MSETKTLQQIDQELISLLSERITLLQTQDAPSMVEQLEHIRPFLMDANVSEFTWNTLIVNCMAALATEEPSLQHRQAQRRRITVVGGRGIMGRFFCDRMATAGHEVRVLEYDDWDRANILLEDADLVLIAVPLKHTIPIVRRVAEYLSPHTILADVASTKVEVVQAMLKAHSGPVVGLHPMFGLGSGTFLGKKVVVCPGRGLDTAQWVLDLIEADGGTLVTCTPDEHDAMMIAVQVIRFFSDFSLGTFYAREGVDIDRSFEFSSPLYRSEINIISRLVTQDAALYVDILMASPDRCAAIERMVSTYAHLANLLKQGDRAALIAEFEKTRAAFSPGADRSMVESSYMLNNLSTFVAATQVETQHLTLPRKSGHSRRVDNEGECSDDSKTAKDFDKRAKGRGCSHCGPIG is encoded by the coding sequence ATGTCCGAAACCAAAACACTACAACAGATCGATCAGGAATTGATTTCGCTGTTAAGCGAGCGAATTACTCTGTTACAGACTCAGGATGCCCCCTCAATGGTGGAACAACTGGAACACATTCGCCCCTTTCTGATGGATGCGAACGTTTCGGAATTCACCTGGAATACGCTGATTGTTAACTGCATGGCCGCTCTAGCAACGGAGGAACCTAGCCTCCAGCACCGGCAAGCCCAACGGCGACGCATTACGGTGGTTGGAGGCCGAGGCATTATGGGGAGATTCTTCTGCGATCGCATGGCTACCGCAGGCCATGAGGTGAGAGTGTTGGAGTATGACGACTGGGATCGGGCCAATATCCTGTTAGAAGACGCGGATCTGGTGTTGATTGCGGTTCCCCTTAAACACACTATTCCCATTGTGCGACGGGTCGCTGAGTATCTCTCTCCCCATACCATTCTGGCGGATGTAGCCAGTACCAAGGTGGAAGTGGTCCAGGCCATGCTGAAAGCTCACAGTGGCCCTGTGGTCGGTCTGCACCCCATGTTTGGTCTGGGTAGCGGAACATTTCTGGGTAAAAAGGTGGTGGTGTGCCCCGGGCGGGGCTTGGATACAGCTCAGTGGGTGCTAGATCTGATTGAGGCGGATGGAGGAACCCTGGTCACCTGCACCCCCGACGAACATGATGCAATGATGATTGCAGTACAGGTCATTCGCTTCTTCTCAGACTTCAGCCTGGGAACCTTCTATGCCCGAGAAGGAGTGGACATCGATCGCAGCTTCGAATTTTCCAGCCCCCTGTACCGCTCTGAAATCAACATTATCAGCCGTCTGGTAACCCAGGATGCTGCTCTCTATGTAGACATTTTGATGGCTTCCCCCGATCGCTGTGCGGCGATCGAGCGGATGGTTTCCACCTATGCCCATCTAGCTAATCTGCTGAAGCAGGGCGATCGCGCCGCCCTGATTGCCGAGTTCGAGAAGACCCGAGCCGCCTTCAGCCCTGGGGCCGATCGCTCCATGGTGGAAAGTAGCTACATGTTGAACAACCTGAGCACCTTTGTTGCCGCTACCCAGGTAGAAACCCAGCATCTGACCTTGCCTCGAAAAAGTGGACATTCCCGAAGAGTCGATAACGAAGGAGAATGTTCAGATGATTCAAAAACCGCGAAGGACTTTGACAAACGAGCAAAAGGCAGAGGCTGTTCGCATTGTGGGCCAATTGGGTAA